The following is a genomic window from Saccopteryx bilineata isolate mSacBil1 chromosome 4, mSacBil1_pri_phased_curated, whole genome shotgun sequence.
TTGGGAGTTCTGAGCTTACCTCCTAACCTGGGGTCTTTAAAACTATAGTTTCTCCATAGTTCTGCTCTGTGGACCTTTGATTTTCTTGAACTTTACTTCTAAACACCCCCTTACTACTCCCCACCTCAACCTGTTCTTTGTTCATATTTACTCCCAGGCCTAAGGACAGCTGAACAAGTGCAGTACTTCCCCTAGCAGTGACTAATCCTTGTAGTCCCTCACCTGGCCCACAGGAAGGAAACATCTCCATCTCTAACCTGGGACTAGCCCAGCTGCCTGAACTCCCCCATGGGGCCCTTCTTTGGATACAAAGGATGTGGGAAGACCCCATGCCCAAATGCCCCGCCAAGCCCAGAGAGctctcctttcaccttctttcacTCCTGTAACCTGTAATGTAAGGAGGGCATTTTAATGATGGTGACTCACCCGACTCATCTCCCAGTGGGACTGGCTTCGGGGCAGCGCTGAGCTGGGCACCAAGGCTAGACAGACACAGGCAGTCAGAGAGTGTctcctgcccacccaccccagAGCCCTGGCCCCACACCAGCCCATACCCTATGTGGCCACAATGATGCTCTGGCCTCCTCAGCTCACATACTCTTACCCCCACAGTCCCAGAAAGGACTTATGTAGCCACTATACCAACTAGTGCCTGCCTAGCCCCATGACAGACTTCCACAGACCTGGCTCTTTCTTGGTACCCTTGGCAAGGGTAGGCAGAGCTGGAAGTTCTTCTTCTTCAGTGCCCTCATCTTCTCCCTCCTTGTCACTGTCTGATGAGAGAGCTGGTCCAGAAGACAGCATTGACGGGGCCTCGGGCCTGAGTCCAAGACAAGGAAGGTCACAGGGAGAAGAGACTCAATGGGGGAAGAGGACAACATGAGTCTTCGTGTGAGCAACAGGTGTTGGAGGATACAGAGTTGCTGAAAGGGAGGTTCAGAACAAGGAGCGAGAGCAGTAAGACGACAGTGAGCAATGTGGACACCCACCCACTGCCTGCCCATACCCCCCATTCTCTGTTCTCACCGAGTGGGTCCAGCAGCCCTTTGGGGAGAGGATGGTCCTGGCTGCTTGCCCCCACGCTGACGCTGGCGCAGCTCGGCCAGGCGCTGCCTCATGCTGATGGTCATCTCAGAGCTCAGGCGCCACACAAATATACAGCTGGGTAGAGCCACAGAGTAGGGTGAGGGAGGGGTAGCCCCTGGGGTTGGCAACACCATTAGTTCACCTCCTCCATAAGCTGGCAAGGAGATGAGAGCCACCCTCTGAGTCTAATGCCAGGGTAGGTCCAGCCAAGAAATATCCCTATTCAGCCCTACTTCCCAGAGACAGCACTGAGGTGAAGAGGGAGGATGGAGCAGGGTATGTCTGGGTTCAGAGGAAGAATCTGTGTCTCAGTGAAGATGGATTCTGCTCACCTGTCCCCTGACACAGAGATGAGATGTTTGCAGTCATTACTAAATTTCATGCCAGTGACAATCTCTGTGAAGAACAAATATTGTCCATGAACCATCCTGAAGTTCTGCCAAGCTTCTGTTCCAACAGTGGAGGTCAGGCATTGGTTGGAAGGAGGGACAGGCAGCTCTGATGGGTCCCAAAAAACTGAAGGGAGAAAGAGTCAAGTTCCAGGGGTAAAGTATTGGGGCTACACTCACCTGAGTGGCCAAACATGGTGGCCACACATTCGCCTGAGAAGAAGTCAAATATGGAGAGGTTCTTGTCAGAACAGCTGGTAGCAATGTAGATCCCCGAGGGGTCTGTCTGCACCTGAGGAGTGGGACACACAGCTGGAAGAAGGGAAGCACCAGTCTCTCTCCACCTACTACCCTCATCCTCCTGTCTCTGGCCCAGAGGCCATCCTACTGGCCCCTTACCTTAATCAGAGTGCCATCCTCACCCTGTGACCCTTTAAATAGTTTCTTTTGCTTCCCACTGCTGATGTTAAAGATCCTACAAAGAAACACACGCTCATTCACATGAAGAAGAAGTCACGATCAAGTACACCTAGGTGATAGAAATGCCAGAACTCGCTCCCAGCCCCGCTCTCTATGGGAGCCACTACCCAACACCAAAGGGACTACCACCTCTTGGGTGAGGCAAAGTACTCATTCCATAGGTTTGAGGGGGCATAAAGTTCTTGCCaaaaagacagacagagggactgaGGTATCTAGAGCTGAGCTCCTCAGGCATGAAGGAATATAGTTAGATGGACAGAAAAAGGGATGCTCACCGAATATTTCGATCCTGGCAGCCAATAGCCGTGTACTTCCAGCTGGGCTCTACATCCATGTCATAGAGGGTCGTCTTCCGTACCACATGGTGTGTCCGTGTAAACTGTACTCCATCTCCAGACTGCGAGAGTGGAGCATGTGGAAAGACCCTGAGCTCAAATGTCTCACCAGGCCCAGAGAACCTTGCTTGCTCCTCTCTTTATGTCCCATAACCTCAGGTACAAGAGTGGTAGGGACCCCCACCGCCACCTACTGCCCCATTCAGGAAAATCTCACCACTCACCTTCTGTGCAGTGCGGAAGTAGATGCTCTTGTCTGCTCCACAACTGATCATGCGGACTTGCCCATCGCTGGCTATGGAGGAGAGGGGCCTAGCTACTCCCACTGCTCTCAACGCACAGGGCCAGCCTTTCCTCTGCCTTCCCGCCATATACCCCGCCTGTTGAGCTACTACTCTACATGACTGGGACAACCAATTAAATCAGGATGTTTACCTCCACGCCAAGGCTTTCCTTTATCCCTATCCTCAGCCAACCTGGTTTGCTCAGGGTCCCCTGGACTGAGAATCTACATGCCATCTGTCTTCCCATCCAGCCCGAGGCCTCCCAGCAGCTGTCTAACACTCCATCAAGACAGGCACACCCTTCTcacagaggcaggaggcaggtggcAGTGCGAGAGGTAAGGGTGATGTTGGTGGTAAGTGGCAGAATGTGTTTCAATTGCCCTGCACCCACCTGCAAATTTGACAGCAGTGATGGAGGACGAGTGCTCATCCAGTGTCTGCTGTAGGCTATACTCCCGTCCAGCATCCAGCACGTGGATCAACCTGTCCCGGCTTGCTGACGCTAGCAGCTTCAGACCTGGGGTTGGAAGAATTCATCATCCCACAAGTGCCCAGAGCAGGCCCCTATCAACCCTGCAAAGAAGCCTACAGTAACTGAGCCCCATGGAGCAGGAATGGAGCTGTCCTCTAAACCTGCAGACACAATAAATGTTTCAAAACCTTTCAGTCCCACATACAAAAGCCAGGACAGAGGTAAGTGGCACTGGCAGGACTGGAGAAGCACTGTGCCACTGTGGGCTAGGGGCCAGGTCTCCTTCTTACCTGTGTCTGGCTTCGAGTACTCCAGGCACAGAATTTCCGAGTCGTGGGCTTCCACCTTCAGCATCTCACTTAAGGACTGTAGCTCGTGCACCCTGTAAAATTGAGAAGATGAGTGTAGAGGTCATTGCtatgctgcaggaggagagactcacctgcttcctctgctctcccccaacctttattcttatttatttttaaacttttaggcTTAGAGAAAAGTTGCAATGATTATAGAAGTTTCCACATTTCCTTTACCCAGCTTTCCCTAatattaacatcttacataacaATTGAATTACCAGAACCAGGAAAGTTACATTCATACAATACTATTAATGGAAGGCTTTATCTGAATTTCACCAGTTTTTCCACAATGTTCTTTTTCTGGATCCAGGCTCCTATCCAATTTGCAtgtagttgttatttctctttggttttctgCAGTCTTGAATAGTTCTTCAGTCTTTCCATATCTTTCAAgaccttgacatttttttttaatttttttttatttattcattttagagcagagagggagagagagagagagagagagagagagagagagagaggagacacagagagagagaaggggggaggagctggaagcatcaactcccatatgtgccttgtccaggcaagcccagggtttcgaaccggcgacctcagcatttccaggtcgatgctttatccactgcgccaccacaggtcaggcaagaccttGACATTTTTTAAGAGTATTAATCCATATAGGTACTCCGTCACATGTGCCTCAATTTGAATTTGTCTGATGCTTTCCCATGATTGGACTGAGCTTATacatttttggcaagaataccaTAGAAACAATGCTATATCCTTATTTGTATATCATATTATGGGCTTCATGATGTTGATATGGAGATACAAAGCTTGATCACTTGGGTAAGATGGTTTCTGCTGTGTTTCTTCATTTAAATTATCTTTCCTTGTATATAAATATCTTCTCCAATCTTTTTGAACCAAATTTTTCTAAAGCTCTGTCCTTGAGGACCTAATTCCCCCAGCCTGCACCATGGGAGGCAGCCAGTACCCACTCCAGGCCAGGTGTTACCTGAGTGTGCCAATACGGTCCCCCGAAGCTAGATGCTGTCCATTGGGGCTGATACACACAGAACGGATGCCCACGCGGGGATCCATCAGGGACCCATCAGCTTTGTCTCCTCCGGGCAGCTCGCTGTCCAGCAGGGCCTGAGTATTCCCATCCACATAGATGATCTTAATGAGATCCTATAGTGGAACAGGTGTGGAGAAGTGGATAAGGCAGGCCTGACCCAGTACAGCTGCAAGGGGCGATGTTTGTTTTGCTGGACAAGATAAACCTTTGGCTTATAGAGCCCAGTCAGATAAGAGCTGGAAGATCAAGGTCTGGGGACCTAGTTCCTGAGAAGGTGTGAAGGCTGAGGGGATGGGGATACTAAGTATGGAGTAAGGGCCCTAAGGCCTGACGGCTCACATTGCTGAGGATATTCCGGTGCAGGGTAGAGCCATGGACCCCGGAGCTCTCTGTGTTCCACAGGCGGATGGTGTTGTCTGAGGAACAAGTGATGAAGGAACTAGGGGGAAGGCAGGCTTGGTTACTGTCCTTCACTTCTGGGTAAAcctgaaggggcagagggaaCAAAGTCAGATCTCCAGAGGGAGCAGTCCTTTGcccagagagaaaggaatgagatGAAAGAGATAATGCTGGCCAAGACTTAGCCCAATGTCTGTGACATAGTAAACAAGCCATAACTATTAGACATTCTTCATAATCCCTAAGGGAAAGCATATTAaccaagcacctactatgtaccaacTCTTCTATGTTTCCCACttaacattatttcatttaattcttagaaAAATTAGGTGAATCAGGTATATTACTTTATAgttgaaaaaactgaggcttgaTCAAATTCATTAACTTGTACAATATCACTCAGCCTAGGACAAGGCAAAGCTAAGAATGGACAAGAGTACATTGGAAAAAGCCCAAGATATATAAGCACTAAAATTCAAGCTCAATGCTTAGGACCTATCTGAGGATTGGCAATACACAGGGATGATGCTAGAGAAACAAGGAGGCAGCAGGAACATAACATCATACTTGGGGATCCCCACTTTCTGTCTTCACAATGGTATCCCAGCAAACCTGGTCGGTCTCAAGCCAACCCAGCCACATACCTCAACACTCCAGACGCAGGAGGAATGATACAGAGCCGAGTACACCTTGCCTACTTTCTTGGGGTCCCTCACATCCCAAACATAAATGCTGTGGTCGTTGTATACACAAGACAGCCACTGATTAGTGGGATCAAAGGTCAAGGCAATGGTGTCTGGATACTTGGCATTGGCCACTCCAGAGAAGAGGCGACTGTGGGAAAGAGGACAGGCAAACTGGTGAGTGAAGTAACTGATAAAATGGAAGACTGAAGGGAATGAAAACGGAAGCCAAACCATGAAGGAAGGAGCAGAGCCTGGGAACCCCCTCCAGACCCACAGGTTTGAAAACAGTTGCTTAAGAAAGACAAAAGcagcccctgacagctgtcagctgtCAGCTGACCTGGCACTAGCTGCTGGGCCATGGTGTTCTACTGATAAACACCTACAATGTCACAGAACACCAACATCAGATAAGGTTACTCTATGGCCATGACAGAGCAAACCTAAAACAAGACAACTCTGTCATGGTGTTGGAGCAGAGATAAAAACAAGATCACTGTGCAAACCACAAAAATGACCAAACATCACCCTTCCCCATCTATCAGGATTAATTGTTGCTTCTTTATCAATTATAGCTTTGCCCAACCTTTTCGATAGAAATTATTAAGATGTCTAACTACAGAATTGTCCCTACTTCCTGACAGCATCCAATCAGAGCAAACTTTCAATCTCTTGAACCATTTCTAAAATCACAATATCCCAAATCTTACAATACCCCTCCCACACTTAAAATAGCCCCTGGTTCTCCTTGGTTGCAACGAGTACCAACAAACCCAAATTGTTTGTCTATAGAGGTATTATTCCTGGTTATCTCTGAGGCACTGATCCACTCTTTACCTTGTTCCCTGAAGGCTGGGCATAGCAGAGTCTATGAATGAAGGCAGGGGGCTCACATAGCTCACCTGGCCTCTGTAATGCTAGCAATGTCTGTCCCCAAGGCATGAGGTCGGGGCAGGGTGCTGAGAAAGTGCAGGTTAGAGGGGTTGAAGAGGCGCACGGTGCCATCAGCACAGCCACAGAAGATGTAGTCTTGGCTCACAGAGATGCAATAGGCCACAGTGGTCTGCAGGCAGAGGGGCTCAGGTCAGCACAGGCCACCTGCCCAACCCCTCAATAGTCACCTGCCAAGAGGAGAGACCAGCCAAGGCAGGGCCAAGGGAAAAGCAGCACAGCTGCTCTGGCCTGAGTCCATCAGCTCTCATCTAGAGATGCCCTTCCCTCTAGCAGCAGGTGGCCAGAGGGCCCATAGTCATGTGCAGTTTGGGGGATGGGAGTCCCCTAGGGACCCTTCTAAGGTATGAGAGATTttgacaaagaaaacaaagtagGAAAAAGcccagggaagagaaagaaacagcatGAGGAAGACAGGAGAGTCTAGGCATCACTTACTGTGAAGCTGTCTGTGTTCTGAGCAGAAGAGGAaagcaagggaaagaaaaacaggaagacAGCAAAGAAGAAGCAGTTATACAGATCTCCATGGGCTGGAACTAGGCCGAGCTCTGGCTCCCTCACGGTTCTTTCTCCTGGGGTCCCCTCCTGCATGCACGAGGGCCCAGCCCCTAGTATGGAGCCATAGGTATCAGTTTTCCCCTGAGCCAAGACATGCACAGCCCCAACCAAAGGGACCAGAGGTACTTACTCTCAGCTCCACCCACTTATCCAAAAGCCTCCGATCACTGAACTCGCACAGTAGCCCAGAGGATGTGATGCAGAAGGTGCTGTCTGCCTTTTTCCCTCGGCCACAGGCCACATCCGTGAACAAGTTGTTCCGCAGCTCCCCCAGCAGCCCTGAGCGGCCCAGCAGGGGCACAGTGGCATTCACCTGTGGAGACACACCACTACTGCCCACCTGTCCCCCCAGAGCCTGCCCCTGGAAACTAGGACCTCCTTgttctttgagactactcttcgGTTGGAGAGCATCTGGCTCCTCCAGGACTTCTATATAGCTGCTGAGCAAGCAGAGAGAGGTGCGAGTGGAGCAGGCCCCCCGGGGTGGGCTGAGCGGGGCCTGGCCCTGGTGGGTACTTCCTGCCTCAGCGTCTCACCTTTGAGGTCTTGCTATCATCAAGGTACCAGAATTTGATGTGTCGGTTGCCTGCAGTGACAAAGTAGCTGCAATCTTCAGAGAAGGACACTGCTGTCACACGACTAGACACCTTATTGGAGGCCACCACAATGTTTTTCTGGAGGGAAAGCCAAAGGAAGAATCAAGATTTTGCCTCTTGGAGCTAAGAAGTAAGAGGCACAGAGGATGGAGGAGGGTTAGACAGTAtttacacttgaaaaaaaaagtttctttccaGGATTTACTGCTCAAAAAAAGTGGGGAggctggaattctgaggtcgccggttcaaaaccctgggcttgcctggtcaaggcacatatggcagttgatgcttcctgctcctcccccccttctctctctctctcttctctaaaatgaataaataaaaataatttttaaaaaaaagaaaaaatattattaaaaaagtggggagggcaggggagagaggagaaccCCTTTCCAGGGGAATTGATGAGGTTCATGTCCTCTGGAGGTCCTCAAAGGCACAAAGCTAGCCCCTTTTCACCACCACACTTGGCTATATAGTTGCTCTTTCCTGCTCCAGAACATTTTCTAGAATGAGACTGAGATCAGCAGAACAGAATGAAGGGGTTCAAGTCAGTATTTTCCTGGCTCCCAAACTGGCCCTCAGACGCTCATGAGGCTGCCAGGCCAGCCCAGCAGCCCACTCACCTTCCAGGCCCAGACGTTGACGATCATGTCATGCTGGTAGCCCACGGAGACAATGTACTTGGCGCTAGGGGAGAAGGCCACGCAAGCCACACCATACTTATGCTCCTGCAGCTCTGCCACCTGGCTACGCTCAGCCACATCCCAGACTCGCACTGCTGGCATATGCCCACTCTACAGGGAGGCAAGAACTGGAAGTGAGATCCAGAAGCATACAGACCCCACTAGCCTTTCAGAGTTGGGGCCCCAGCCTCCCAGCTACTGCATACAATCTCTCTAAGACCTGGCCACGAGTCAAGAGCAGAGTGCTATACAGGGCAAAGGtagagggaaaataataaatatctcagGACAACAGTGATTATCACTGATAAAATGGCCCCAGGTTTTGTTCAATATCTCTGGGTGAGGGTCTACACCTCTGTATTTGTTTAAAGCTTCTTGAGTGATTCTGATGTACAGCTAGGGCTGAGAACTATTACCACTCAGACCTATTTCTGCCCCCACTGCCTCCCTTTAAGACTGAGAAGAGGTGTATTCTTCATGTGCCCAGCAGGGGACCTCCGgggataagaaatattttaaggcaatggttttcaaagtgtgcttCCTAAACCATCAGAATCAGCACAATGTGGGAACTTGTTAGATATGCAAATTTTGGAGCCCTATTCCAGACCTACAGAACCCAAAACTCTGGGGTTAGGCCCAGCACTGTGTACTTTACAATACTTTCAgatgattctgatgcacactaaAGTTTAAGAGCCATTGTTTAAGGTGTAGCAAACATCAGGATTTGGCTTCTGTTTAGAAAGCCAATGGGGCAGCAGCCCTAAACAGGCCTAGGATTGTAGCTCTCTGCTGAGGGCAGACCACACACTCTCTCCAGAGACTTACAGCCCCCTTTACACTCACCTCTCCTGTGACCAAGTACTTGCCATCAGGGGAGAAGGCAAGGGCAGTGATGGTTTTTCTGCAAGAGAGGAGGCAGGTTCAGAGGGGCACTGGCAGCGTGACCTAAGCCTGGCTCCCTCATAGTTCCCTCAAAAGGTAGCCAGGGAGGGGGCAGTGGAGGGtagggagggataaatggtgatggacaaagacttgacttcagaggggcagtgaacacacaatacagtatacagagatgtgctatagaattgggtacctgaaacctgtataattatgttaaccagtgtcacctcaataaaattaatttaataaaataaaatgacctaaaaaaaaaaaaaaagaaaagaaatggcaagACTAGCAGACACCAATGGCAAATGTGGCATTTTCCTCTCTGGCCCTGAGGCCCAACCAGGTCCCAGTCCCAAGAGCCACAAACACCCAGACAGACTGTGCCCTTGCCACAGTTCCCAGGAGAAGGAAATATTTCCTAAGGGCCCAGACCATTTACCTGGAACTGTTAAGGATATGGTGCTGCTTGTGCTTCCGGGGATTGAACAGCACGACCACACACCTGGGGAGATAAGTTAAACAATTCACTTAGCACCAAACCACAGCTTCCCCAGGGGCTCCCAGGCCACCTGGAATTCCAGTCACCCACTAGAGAGGCTCCACTTGCCACTGAGGGCAAATGACTACTTTCTCCTGCAATCAGTTCTTCCTTTCTTTGCTCACAAGGGCCTATCTGTACAGCCCCATGACAGTGAAAggaagccttcatttttttaagtgagagagagagagacagacagacagagagaggcagaggaacagacagacaggaagggagagagataagaagcatcaatttttctttgcagcaccttaattgtttattgattgctttctcatatgtgaattGACTGAgggcaccagctgagccagtgaccccttgctcaagccagcgaccttgggcttcaaggcagtgatcatggggtcatgttaatgattccatgctcaagccaaatgaacccgcgctcacactggggacctcggggtttcaaacctgagacctctgagtcccaggccaacgctttattcattgcgccaccacctggtaaggcaagGAATCCTATTCCAACCAGATCCCTAAACACCAGCACCATCTCTGGTCATACCCACAAAGGGCAGCAACACAGGCCTTCCACAGTCCTCACACATAGCCCTGGAAGGGGTACAGGAGGGAAGACTATGCATGATTTGGGCAATGCAGGACATGGGTATACAGCCAGTTCACAGGCTTAGACTCATACGTGTGTCAAGCATTTGTGCTCCAAGGTAAGGTGAGGCCTTTCACATGTGCACTCATGTGTGCACTTGGCAGGAGCGGGCCCTCCACAACCTCTACACGTCAGatgaggaagggggtgggaggtaggTGGCCAAAATTGCAAAAAAATCTCAGGAAGActaaggggaggggcagagaaagccTGTCCAGTGTCTCCGAGCTCCCAGGCCCAGCCCTGAGAATTCCTGGCCCCGAGGAGCCTGAGAAGGAGCCTCTGGGTTGCCAGAAGGCAGTCAGGGGCTCCACCCACCTTGCAGAGAGGAGGGCAGCAGTACCCTCTCTGTCAGGTGGCAAGGCTAGATGGGATCAGGTTCAGAGTGACTTCCAGTCAACTCGGGAGAGGAGGCTAGATGGTAGGAGTCAGGGGCAAGAAGCCAGAAGCCATAGCTAGGCAGTATTCTCCCTTAGGCTCCTCGGCTGTCAGCAGGCCTGACCCTGTTGTACCTTCTGCCTCTACTTTGTCAGCCCTATAACTAGCTGACAGGAGCAAGCATGAGGCCTACTGTActaggtgaggggaggggaagcaaATGAGCAGAACAGCATCCCCAGACCTAGACTTGTTTAGTAGGAAAACCCCTATTGGCCCCACACCTGAAATTCATACTTGTTAGAATCTTGAAGCAAGGGCAGGTACAACCTGCTAGTGAGTGTTGAGCACCTTAGATTCGATGACAATATATGCAAACTCCACAGGCAATCTCTGGGGACGCTGGGATCTCTGAGGTGCACCAGGTATGCCCAGAACTGCCAGACTGATTCAACAGCCTTTGAATTCCTGAGTCATCTaacccccttcttctcctctAACACCCTCCTCCCTCAAATCCTTTCCCACTGCTTTCTTTCTCCCCATCTCCTAATCTTTCTTTGTTTCccgttctcctttttctttttataccaaCTTGCAGTCTCCTGCTTCCTTTACAGAATGCTATGTAAGGAGAGTttttaaacataacaaaaatcagATGGCTTTGGAAGCTCTGGGTCCTAtcactctccttctcctctcccaaaacatacacacacacacacacacacacacacacacacaccccaatgcACACTTTCCCAGCTTCTATTAGGGGCAATCCAAGATACAGGGAGCCTAATTCCTCCAAAACAGATGGACTCATAGtaactgtggggcagctgtgttaggcttgcttgctggtgtaccagctgcaagcactttgcttgattagtgcataagcacctggcagaggaggcatgtgtgcatagcctatataaggctatggatgTTTGAGTtcaagagagatggggggggggggttgtggatGGTGAGTTGCCTGCctgtcactgtgaggggccattttgctgtttgtgtgctggaGAAGAGTTTACCCCCTGCCTGCGTGCTTATCTGCCATTGtgaaactttattaaatggaatggccctaaTGTTTTCTGGCTGCAcggtttctttaccgtctgcccgaatccaatgtgaacctgcctggcctcggccacagGCATTACAGTAACTTAGAGCTGAAGAAaggatgaaagaaattaaatgtacTGTGTTAGGTGACTTTAAAGATCACCTGGTCCAGCCTTCCAAAACTGTGAGACAAGAAAACTTAGGCTCAGAAACATAGGCTCCTACAGAGCAGAAC
Proteins encoded in this region:
- the MAPKBP1 gene encoding mitogen-activated protein kinase-binding protein 1 isoform X2, encoding MAVEGSTITSRLKNLLRSPSIKLRRSKAGNRREDLSSKVTLEKVLGITVSGGRGLACDPRTGLVAYPAGCVVVLFNPRKHKQHHILNSSRKTITALAFSPDGKYLVTGESGHMPAVRVWDVAERSQVAELQEHKYGVACVAFSPSAKYIVSVGYQHDMIVNVWAWKKNIVVASNKVSSRVTAVSFSEDCSYFVTAGNRHIKFWYLDDSKTSKVNATVPLLGRSGLLGELRNNLFTDVACGRGKKADSTFCITSSGLLCEFSDRRLLDKWVELRTTVAYCISVSQDYIFCGCADGTVRLFNPSNLHFLSTLPRPHALGTDIASITEASRLFSGVANAKYPDTIALTFDPTNQWLSCVYNDHSIYVWDVRDPKKVGKVYSALYHSSCVWSVEVYPEVKDSNQACLPPSSFITCSSDNTIRLWNTESSGVHGSTLHRNILSNDLIKIIYVDGNTQALLDSELPGGDKADGSLMDPRVGIRSVCISPNGQHLASGDRIGTLRVHELQSLSEMLKVEAHDSEILCLEYSKPDTGLKLLASASRDRLIHVLDAGREYSLQQTLDEHSSSITAVKFAASDGQVRMISCGADKSIYFRTAQKSGDGVQFTRTHHVVRKTTLYDMDVEPSWKYTAIGCQDRNIRIFNISSGKQKKLFKGSQGEDGTLIKVQTDPSGIYIATSCSDKNLSIFDFFSGECVATMFGHSEIVTGMKFSNDCKHLISVSGDSCIFVWRLSSEMTISMRQRLAELRQRQRGGKQPGPSSPQRAAGPTRPEAPSMLSSGPALSSDSDKEGEDEGTEEEELPALPTLAKGTKKEPALVPSSALPRSQSHWEMSRAKETVEFLDPAPTASQGPRRRGRWSQSGVELSVRSMLDLRQLETLTPSPRGPSRDSLAVTPSGSGKHGQQAPEDSQAIQNEKPPPPQASQPCSCPHVIRLLSQEEGVFPQDLEPTSMEDGIVYPEPSDSPILDTSEFQVQAPARGTQGRVYTGSRGSEKHSPDSACSVDYSSSRLSSPEHPNEGEAAALREGQNHTDSESTEPLSVDGISSDLEEPAECDEEEEEEEGGPGPYELQEGSPHTPDQEQFLKQHFETLASGAAPGGPVRVPERTESQSISSRFLLQVLTPPLREPPPSSSSLALTLRPVQVPQASGEQLRGNGANPPGAPPEAESSPGNPGAQQAAPVLLPRCRLSRDSSWTPKRVATASPLGGLQKAHSVQSLVPQGEALPPGPLLLREMEAQEGLSSLSQADGCLSQPHSYQNPTTSFMAKISRSISVGENLGLPTEPQVSVPIRVSPLRQLALPSRAHLVLDIPKPLPDRPTLATFSPVTRGRAPGEAEHPGSSMGVGKAQSTTERRACLGEGIPPRPRTECQVQPGPNSLCAQHLPVGSLLQDPENLQLPPPEKTPSPMECTRRGIALSQASEPTVSLEQCEQLVAELRGGLRRAVQLYHLVASCKTPSAEQSSIIQLLRNTFSSVQQELEALAGTVLSSPGGSPGAVGAEQTQALLEQYSELLLRAVERRMERRL
- the MAPKBP1 gene encoding mitogen-activated protein kinase-binding protein 1 isoform X1; this translates as MAVEGSTITSRLKNLLRSPSIKLRRSKAGNRREDLSSKVTLEKVLGITVSGGRGLACDPRTGLVAYPAGCVVVLFNPRKHKQHHILNSSRKTITALAFSPDGKYLVTGESGHMPAVRVWDVAERSQVAELQEHKYGVACVAFSPSAKYIVSVGYQHDMIVNVWAWKKNIVVASNKVSSRVTAVSFSEDCSYFVTAGNRHIKFWYLDDSKTSKVNATVPLLGRSGLLGELRNNLFTDVACGRGKKADSTFCITSSGLLCEFSDRRLLDKWVELRNTDSFTTTVAYCISVSQDYIFCGCADGTVRLFNPSNLHFLSTLPRPHALGTDIASITEASRLFSGVANAKYPDTIALTFDPTNQWLSCVYNDHSIYVWDVRDPKKVGKVYSALYHSSCVWSVEVYPEVKDSNQACLPPSSFITCSSDNTIRLWNTESSGVHGSTLHRNILSNDLIKIIYVDGNTQALLDSELPGGDKADGSLMDPRVGIRSVCISPNGQHLASGDRIGTLRVHELQSLSEMLKVEAHDSEILCLEYSKPDTGLKLLASASRDRLIHVLDAGREYSLQQTLDEHSSSITAVKFAASDGQVRMISCGADKSIYFRTAQKSGDGVQFTRTHHVVRKTTLYDMDVEPSWKYTAIGCQDRNIRIFNISSGKQKKLFKGSQGEDGTLIKVQTDPSGIYIATSCSDKNLSIFDFFSGECVATMFGHSEIVTGMKFSNDCKHLISVSGDSCIFVWRLSSEMTISMRQRLAELRQRQRGGKQPGPSSPQRAAGPTRPEAPSMLSSGPALSSDSDKEGEDEGTEEEELPALPTLAKGTKKEPALVPSSALPRSQSHWEMSRAKETVEFLDPAPTASQGPRRRGRWSQSGVELSVRSMLDLRQLETLTPSPRGPSRDSLAVTPSGSGKHGQQAPEDSQAIQNEKPPPPQASQPCSCPHVIRLLSQEEGVFPQDLEPTSMEDGIVYPEPSDSPILDTSEFQVQAPARGTQGRVYTGSRGSEKHSPDSACSVDYSSSRLSSPEHPNEGEAAALREGQNHTDSESTEPLSVDGISSDLEEPAECDEEEEEEEGGPGPYELQEGSPHTPDQEQFLKQHFETLASGAAPGGPVRVPERTESQSISSRFLLQVLTPPLREPPPSSSSLALTLRPVQVPQASGEQLRGNGANPPGAPPEAESSPGNPGAQQAAPVLLPRCRLSRDSSWTPKRVATASPLGGLQKAHSVQSLVPQGEALPPGPLLLREMEAQEGLSSLSQADGCLSQPHSYQNPTTSFMAKISRSISVGENLGLPTEPQVSVPIRVSPLRQLALPSRAHLVLDIPKPLPDRPTLATFSPVTRGRAPGEAEHPGSSMGVGKAQSTTERRACLGEGIPPRPRTECQVQPGPNSLCAQHLPVGSLLQDPENLQLPPPEKTPSPMECTRRGIALSQASEPTVSLEQCEQLVAELRGGLRRAVQLYHLVASCKTPSAEQSSIIQLLRNTFSSVQQELEALAGTVLSSPGGSPGAVGAEQTQALLEQYSELLLRAVERRMERRL